GGCGCGGTCCTGAGGCGATTGCAGCCGCTCCTTCTCCGGGTTCGCGCCCGCATGAAGCCAGGGCTCGATCGCGGCGTGCTGCTCGTAGAAGATGGTGAGATCGGGCACGAGGTCCTTCACCACGCCCATATGCGGCAGCGGATAGAGTTTGATCGGCCCCTCGATCTCATCCATGCCCTTGGTGCAGGCGAGCGTATTCACGCCATCAATATTCATCGAGCAGGAGCCGCAAATGCCCTCGCGGCAGGAGCGGCGGAAGGTCAGCGTCGGATCGACCTTGTTCTTGATCCAGATGATGCCGTCGAGCACCATCGGCCCGCAATCGCCCGTATCGACGAAGAACGTGTCGATGCGCGGATTGGCCTCGCTGTCCGGGTCGTAGCGATAGATGCGGTATTCACGCAGATTGACCGCGCCTTCCGGCTTCGGCCAGACCTTGCCTTCGCCGATGACGGAGTTCTTGGGAAGGGTGAATTCGACCATTGCTTAGCCCTCGATCTCGTCACGCCGTTCTCGCGGCTTATAATCCGCGAGGAGGACGATGCGGCTTCTGTGACCGTTTACGACAGCCTTTTCCAGGAATTTGCGATCGTCGGTCACCGACTTTGCGTCATTCATAATCGCGCAGGCGAGATAGACGCAATCGGGAAAGGGGTGGCCGAGATCGAGAGCGATGTCGAAAGCGACTCGCAAGGTCCTGTCCGAGGAAACAATCCGGGAAAAGCAGCGCGGAAGGTCGTCCAATGCATCCAGCGCCTGCTCGCGCGTCGCCGTTCCTTCCGCGACTTTTCGGCGGAGCGCATTGGCGACCTCGGTGAAGATGATGTCCGGCGCGGCCAGAAGATCATCGGCGTAAGCCAAAATCTCCCGCGCTTCCGGATGCAGCGCTTCGCCGACATACCATTTGACGGCGACGCTGGCGTCGATGATCACCACCGGTCACGAGCCTCCCGGATGATCGCCGTGCTGTCGGTTTGCTCCACGCCCTTCGGCGTCATGGCGGCAATACGGTCGACTG
The nucleotide sequence above comes from Methylocystis parvus OBBP. Encoded proteins:
- a CDS encoding succinate dehydrogenase iron-sulfur subunit, with translation MVEFTLPKNSVIGEGKVWPKPEGAVNLREYRIYRYDPDSEANPRIDTFFVDTGDCGPMVLDGIIWIKNKVDPTLTFRRSCREGICGSCSMNIDGVNTLACTKGMDEIEGPIKLYPLPHMGVVKDLVPDLTIFYEQHAAIEPWLHAGANPEKERLQSPQDRARLDGLYECILCACCSTACPSYWWNADRFLGPAALLQAHRWVSDSRDEAIEERLGYVDDTFRLYRCHTIMNCTKVCPKGLSPAKAIAELKNMAIERQEA
- a CDS encoding type II toxin-antitoxin system VapC family toxin, which encodes MVIIDASVAVKWYVGEALHPEAREILAYADDLLAAPDIIFTEVANALRRKVAEGTATREQALDALDDLPRCFSRIVSSDRTLRVAFDIALDLGHPFPDCVYLACAIMNDAKSVTDDRKFLEKAVVNGHRSRIVLLADYKPRERRDEIEG